A single Amphiprion ocellaris isolate individual 3 ecotype Okinawa chromosome 1, ASM2253959v1, whole genome shotgun sequence DNA region contains:
- the gjd6 gene encoding gap junction protein delta 6: MTEWTLLKRLLDAVHQHSTMIGRLWLTVMVIFRLLIVAVATEDVYTDEQEMFVCNTLQPGCSTVCYDAFAPISQPRFWVFHIISVSTPSLCFIIYTWHNLSKLPQNTTLRRGQGLGDITGQRGPDVGREGGQEAYDQSCNSESYSIHCHKHLGHSLADVLDGITIQSLQSGDPNNIVSLSQAQTCTLREVSTEGHVVSGGVLSKCYVFHVCLRAVLEVGFVLAQWKLFGFQVPVHFLCTSPPCTQPVDCYISRPTEKTIFLLFMFCVGVFCILLNLLELNHLGWKKIRQAVRQRRRRSRGRCPRMRRGYETFPQDSPSLTSSLDFREGTSTTSLPTLNLVVGHQPDWTCTVNCGRMQVSEEVRETTLEQPKREDSHKGERLPMKSKREIRGSKQRSAEVWI; encoded by the coding sequence ATGACGGAATGGACTTTGCTTAAACGTCTCCTGGATGCTGTCCACCAGCACTCCACCATGATTGGGCGCCTGTGGCTCACTGTCATGGTCATTTTCCGGCTGTTAATTGTGGCTGTGGCTACTGAAGACGTGTACACCGACGAGCAGGAGATGTTTGTATGCAACACTTTGCAGCCAGGATGTTCCACCGTCTGCTATGATGCGTTTGCACCCATCTCACAGCCTCGCTTCTGGGTCTTTCACATCATCAGCGTCTCTACACCATCGCTGTGTTTCATCATTTACACCTGGCACAACCTGTCCAAGCTGCCCCAAAACACCACACTGAGACGAGGACAAGGACTGGGGGACATTACAGGACAGAGAGGCCCAGATGTAGGGCGAGAAGGTGGACAGGAAGCATATGATCAGAGCTGCAACTCAGAAAGCTACTCTATCCACTGCCACAAGCATCTAGGTCACAGCCTAGCAGATGTACTTGATGGCATCACCATTCAGAGTCTCCAGAGCGGAGACCCCAACAACATAGTATCCTTGAGCCAGGCCCAAACATGCACTTTAAGGGAGGTGAGCacagaaggtcatgtggtctctGGAGGAGTTCTGTCCAAATGTTATGTCTTCCATGTATGTTTACGGGCTGTCCTGGAGGTGGGCTTTGTCCTGGCCCAGTGGAAACTTTTTGGCTTTCAGGTGCCTGTCCATTTCCTTTGTACCTCACCCCCCTGCACCCAGCCAGTGGACTGCTACATCTCCAGACCTACTGAGAAAACCATCTTCCTGCTCTTCATGTTTTGTGTGGGAGTTTTCTGCATCCTGCTCAACCTGCTGGAGCTCAACCACCTGGGCTGGAAGAAGATCCGTCAGGCAgtgaggcagaggaggaggagatcccGGGGACGTTGTCCAAGGATGAGGAGAGGTTATGAAACTTTCCCTCAAGATAGCCCATCTCTGACATCTTCTTTAGACTTCAGAGAAGGAACTAGCACCACTTCCCTGCCAACTCTGAACCTGGTGGTTGGTCACCAGCCTGACTGGACCTGCACTGTGAATTGTGGTAGGATGCAGGTGTCTGAGGAGGTCCGAGAGACAACACTAGAGCAACCAAAGAGAGAGGACTCCCATAAAGGAGAGAGGCTTCCTATGAAGAGTAAAAGGGAGATCAGAGGATCCAAGCAGAGGAGTGCTGAGGTCTGGATATAG